In a genomic window of Sulfurimonas denitrificans DSM 1251:
- a CDS encoding AccI family restriction endonuclease, translating into MTYYENIREMTKIVPVQLVNFEEPRDKARTPTQASSNFITNKEQGDWAENLIARAINETSNNFVAVKYGKSDNLVAGEDGFDAFYQDFQNELDTIGKRPDLLIFNKVDFDNSLGFDISQEPHEEITDYVKKAIAGIEVRSSAFLIDRYEEAMQARTEKFVQIALETKDKILTDFSDVLEHPARQSYIELLNSITASTLNVADFRVPSWSSSDRLIQVKNLFKQLKNAIKEIQKRDYLSITPKVEDLKVVYKWIETFNVPHFYFQVFFDKVYGISFEQILKIISDSDNDGVIFSVETDTKNQNKTTIKINSKFGVPIALKVDEPLHESVRKEMDRGRLLFYVTFKGGTAYLDIENLRAILNLEESIF; encoded by the coding sequence ATGACATATTATGAAAATATTAGAGAAATGACAAAAATAGTTCCTGTTCAATTGGTAAATTTTGAAGAACCAAGAGATAAAGCTAGGACGCCAACACAGGCATCCTCAAATTTTATTACAAACAAAGAACAGGGAGATTGGGCTGAAAATCTCATTGCAAGAGCAATAAATGAAACATCAAATAATTTTGTTGCCGTGAAATATGGCAAATCTGACAATTTAGTGGCAGGAGAAGATGGATTTGATGCTTTTTACCAAGATTTTCAGAATGAACTTGACACTATTGGAAAAAGACCTGATTTATTAATATTTAACAAAGTCGATTTTGACAACAGTTTAGGTTTTGATATTAGCCAAGAACCTCATGAGGAAATTACAGACTATGTAAAAAAAGCGATAGCTGGTATTGAAGTGCGTTCAAGTGCCTTTTTGATTGACAGATACGAAGAAGCAATGCAAGCCAGAACCGAAAAATTTGTGCAGATTGCATTAGAAACAAAAGATAAGATACTTACTGATTTTTCAGATGTTTTAGAACATCCTGCAAGGCAAAGCTATATTGAGTTATTAAATAGTATTACTGCAAGCACTCTCAATGTAGCAGACTTTAGAGTTCCTAGCTGGAGTTCTTCAGATAGATTAATCCAAGTAAAAAATCTTTTTAAACAACTAAAAAATGCAATAAAAGAGATTCAAAAAAGAGATTACCTTTCAATTACGCCGAAAGTTGAAGATCTTAAAGTTGTTTACAAATGGATTGAAACTTTCAATGTTCCTCATTTTTATTTTCAAGTATTTTTCGATAAAGTTTATGGGATTTCATTTGAGCAAATCCTAAAAATTATTTCAGATTCTGACAATGACGGTGTAATATTTTCAGTTGAGACAGACACAAAAAATCAAAACAAGACAACAATAAAAATAAATTCAAAATTTGGTGTTCCAATTGCTTTAAAAGTTGATGAACCACTTCATGAAAGTGTTAGAAAAGAGATGGATAGAGGACGATTGCTGTTTTATGTAACATTTAAAGGTGGAACAGCTTACCTTGATATTGAAAACTTAAGAGCTATTTTAAACTTAGAAGAGTCTATTTTTTAA
- a CDS encoding Eco57I restriction-modification methylase domain-containing protein — protein MMKINKLLVDNLLENEYVKAISSKHRKQFAQFFTPFSIANLMSKWILGNQNLKTVLEPAFGLGIFSRVLLSCKEDIEIKGFEVDKIIFQKAKQYFSETKNCNIILQDYMYNDWKNKYDGIICNPPYFKFHDYDNKNILKEIETNLKCKLNGFTNLYTLFLLKSIHQLSVNGRCAYVIPSEFLNSDYGKLVKTYLIKSKTLRHVIVINFEENLFDDALTTASIIFCSNDNLTEKVQFTNIKSLEDLSKIEEIISKYPNFSKTEQTYHYLDLNPEIKWKAYYQKQNGAKFKNLIPFSTYAKVVRGIATGSNNYFVFNLSKAKEFGISEQYLLPCICSAKDAKTSFFTTKDFEILKNNDKSIFLFNAKDLNNKKVQEYIKKGETEGVDKKFLTSSRTPWYSIENRQPAPIWVSVFNRNGLRFIRNEANVSNLTSFHCVYPKQNNLFSELDINLLFAYLLTNTAKQIFTDNSREYGNGLQKFEPNDLNKAMMLNLSLLDNDTVNKILYFYDLYRQGLDCISEIDKILIENFSLEEIL, from the coding sequence ATGATGAAAATAAATAAACTTCTTGTTGATAATTTACTTGAAAATGAATATGTAAAAGCTATTTCAAGTAAGCACCGTAAACAGTTTGCCCAATTTTTTACACCTTTTTCTATCGCAAATTTAATGTCAAAGTGGATTTTAGGAAATCAAAATTTAAAGACTGTGTTAGAACCGGCATTTGGACTCGGTATATTTTCAAGAGTATTATTATCTTGCAAAGAAGATATTGAGATTAAAGGTTTTGAAGTCGATAAAATTATTTTTCAAAAGGCAAAACAATATTTTAGTGAAACCAAAAATTGCAATATTATACTGCAGGACTACATGTATAATGATTGGAAAAATAAGTACGATGGAATTATCTGCAATCCGCCTTATTTTAAATTTCATGATTATGATAATAAGAACATATTAAAAGAAATTGAAACTAATTTAAAATGCAAACTAAACGGATTTACTAATTTATATACATTGTTTTTATTAAAATCAATTCACCAATTAAGTGTAAATGGTCGTTGTGCTTATGTTATTCCTTCAGAATTTTTGAATTCTGATTATGGAAAATTGGTTAAAACTTATTTGATAAAAAGTAAAACATTAAGACATGTAATTGTAATTAATTTTGAAGAAAATCTTTTTGACGATGCCTTGACAACAGCTTCAATAATATTTTGCTCAAATGACAACTTGACAGAAAAAGTTCAGTTTACAAATATTAAATCCTTAGAAGATTTAAGTAAAATCGAAGAAATAATTTCTAAATATCCAAACTTCTCTAAAACAGAGCAAACTTATCATTATTTGGATTTGAATCCGGAAATAAAATGGAAAGCATATTATCAAAAGCAAAACGGTGCTAAATTTAAAAATCTTATACCATTTTCAACTTATGCAAAAGTTGTTCGTGGAATTGCGACAGGTTCAAATAATTATTTTGTATTTAATTTGTCAAAAGCCAAAGAATTTGGTATTTCAGAACAGTATCTATTACCATGTATTTGCAGTGCAAAAGATGCAAAAACATCATTTTTTACCACAAAAGATTTTGAAATACTAAAAAATAATGATAAATCAATTTTTCTCTTTAACGCAAAAGATTTAAATAATAAAAAAGTTCAAGAATATATCAAAAAAGGAGAGACAGAGGGAGTTGATAAGAAATTTTTAACATCGAGTAGAACACCATGGTATTCGATTGAAAATAGACAACCGGCACCAATTTGGGTTTCAGTTTTTAATAGAAATGGCTTACGATTTATAAGAAATGAGGCAAATGTCTCAAATCTAACTTCTTTTCATTGTGTTTATCCAAAACAAAATAATTTGTTTTCAGAATTAGATATTAATCTGCTATTTGCTTATTTACTAACAAATACTGCAAAACAAATTTTTACAGATAACAGCAGAGAGTATGGAAATGGATTGCAAAAATTTGAACCTAATGACTTAAATAAAGCAATGATGCTAAATTTGAGTCTATTGGATAATGATACTGTAAATAAAATTTTATATTTTTATGATTTGTACAGACAAGGGCTAGATTGTATTAGTGAAATTGATAAAATTTTAATAGAAAATTTTAGCTTAGAAGAGATACTTTGA
- a CDS encoding DNA adenine methylase, translated as MNYIGSKYKLSAFLEDEIRAAVGGSLSDKVFCDMFAGTGVVGRIFKQHVKSVISNDIEDYSYVLNKNYIQNYAQLQDNESYIKELNELLLREDGFIYNHYCLGSGSGRQYFSDENGKKIDTIRLKIEELKRSKKIDDNMYYFLLASLIESADKVANTASMYAAFLKTLKKPAQRKLVLEPAYFEQSHNGHVVYQEDSNSLIKKIKGDILYLDPPYNHRQYGANYHILNTIALYDEFVPKGKTGIRVYNRSMYCKKNRAIKSFEELIRDANFKYIFLSYNNEGIMSRDEVKSIMSKYGKYDLKIKEHKRFKASNALSKKHKTDSTDEYLHILQKDGF; from the coding sequence ATGAACTACATCGGCTCAAAGTACAAACTCTCCGCCTTTTTAGAAGATGAAATAAGGGCTGCGGTTGGCGGTTCTTTGAGCGATAAAGTCTTTTGCGATATGTTTGCGGGAACGGGAGTTGTAGGGCGAATCTTTAAGCAACATGTAAAAAGCGTTATCAGCAACGATATAGAAGATTACAGTTATGTTTTAAACAAAAACTATATACAAAACTACGCACAACTGCAAGATAATGAGAGTTACATAAAAGAGCTAAATGAGCTTCTTTTGCGAGAAGACGGGTTTATTTATAACCACTACTGCTTAGGAAGCGGAAGCGGCAGGCAGTATTTCAGCGATGAAAACGGGAAAAAGATAGATACTATCAGGCTAAAGATAGAGGAGTTAAAACGTAGCAAGAAGATAGACGATAACATGTACTACTTTTTACTTGCTTCTCTTATCGAGAGTGCGGACAAGGTGGCAAATACAGCCTCAATGTACGCCGCATTTTTAAAAACTCTAAAAAAACCTGCACAAAGAAAGCTTGTCTTAGAGCCTGCATATTTTGAGCAGAGCCATAACGGACATGTAGTCTATCAAGAAGATAGCAACTCTCTTATAAAGAAGATAAAAGGAGATATTCTTTACCTTGATCCGCCTTACAACCACAGACAGTATGGAGCCAACTATCATATCTTAAATACAATTGCTCTTTATGATGAGTTCGTACCAAAGGGAAAAACTGGTATTAGAGTCTATAATCGTTCTATGTATTGCAAAAAAAATAGAGCAATAAAAAGCTTTGAAGAGCTGATAAGAGATGCAAATTTTAAATATATTTTTTTGAGTTACAACAATGAGGGGATTATGAGCAGAGATGAGGTAAAATCTATCATGTCAAAATATGGAAAATACGATTTGAAAATAAAAGAACATAAAAGATTTAAGGCAAGTAATGCGTTAAGTAAAAAACATAAAACTGATTCTACTGATGAATATCTGCATATTTTACAAAAGGATGGATTTTGA
- the tsaD gene encoding tRNA (adenosine(37)-N6)-threonylcarbamoyltransferase complex transferase subunit TsaD, with product MILSIESSCDDSAIAITEIATNRLLFHKKISQELEHSVYGGVVPELAARLHAEALPRILEECNPYFKDLKAVAVTTTPGLSVTLVEGVTMAKAISIALNIPIIGVNHLVGHIYSLFIEKESYFPLTVLLVSGGHTQVMEVKSFTEIKTVAKSMDDSFGESFDKVAKMMNLGYPGGPVIEALAKGGDRKRYNFTVPLFQSPLIAFSYSGLKNSVRLAVEAANEEDFKDIAASFEHIATAHIIQKLKKYFKEVPPKTFAIVGGASANLYLRSSIEELLKPHGADLLLSELKYCSDNAAMIGRVAVEMYKESLFSDLSSLEVCPKSVI from the coding sequence TTGATACTAAGCATTGAGAGTTCTTGCGATGATAGCGCGATAGCTATTACCGAGATTGCAACAAACAGACTTCTTTTTCATAAAAAGATTTCACAAGAGTTAGAGCATAGCGTTTATGGAGGAGTTGTTCCTGAACTCGCTGCAAGACTACATGCAGAAGCACTTCCTCGGATACTAGAGGAGTGCAATCCATACTTTAAAGATTTAAAAGCGGTCGCTGTAACAACCACTCCAGGGCTTAGTGTAACTCTTGTTGAGGGTGTAACTATGGCTAAAGCCATCTCTATTGCGCTAAATATTCCTATAATCGGTGTTAACCATTTGGTTGGGCATATATACTCTCTGTTTATAGAAAAGGAGTCATACTTTCCTTTAACAGTTTTGCTAGTTTCTGGTGGGCATACTCAGGTTATGGAAGTAAAAAGCTTTACAGAGATAAAAACGGTTGCAAAGAGTATGGATGATAGTTTTGGAGAGAGTTTTGATAAGGTTGCAAAGATGATGAATCTTGGTTATCCTGGAGGCCCTGTTATAGAAGCGTTGGCAAAAGGCGGAGATAGAAAAAGATATAATTTTACAGTTCCACTTTTTCAATCTCCGCTTATAGCTTTTTCATACTCAGGGCTGAAAAACTCTGTGCGTCTTGCTGTAGAAGCGGCAAATGAAGAGGATTTTAAAGATATAGCCGCTTCATTCGAGCATATAGCAACTGCTCATATCATTCAAAAGCTAAAGAAATATTTTAAAGAAGTTCCTCCTAAAACCTTTGCTATTGTCGGTGGAGCGAGTGCAAATCTATATCTTCGCTCCTCCATAGAGGAACTTTTAAAGCCTCATGGTGCAGATTTACTACTAAGTGAGCTAAAATATTGTTCAGACAATGCAGCAATGATTGGTCGAGTGGCAGTTGAGATGTATAAAGAGAGTTTGTTTAGTGATTTGAGCAGTTTGGAAGTTTGTCCAAAAAGTGTCATTTAG
- the tpx gene encoding thiol peroxidase — translation MATTKFKGTDVQLLGNQVNVGDKAPQITVVNSDGLGDVVVGGAQGHKQLIIVVPSLDTGVCATETRNFNAKASSLNGVKPVIVSLDLPFAAGRFCSTEGITNLTVTSDFRNKEFANAYGVLLGGSVLAGVTCRAIFAVNEEGIVTYKEIVPEITEEPNYDAALAAVK, via the coding sequence ATGGCAACTACAAAATTCAAAGGTACAGATGTACAATTATTAGGAAATCAAGTAAACGTTGGTGATAAAGCACCTCAAATTACAGTTGTAAACTCAGATGGTTTAGGTGATGTAGTAGTAGGTGGTGCTCAAGGGCATAAGCAACTAATCATTGTTGTTCCTTCACTAGACACTGGTGTGTGTGCTACTGAAACTCGTAACTTTAATGCAAAAGCTTCTTCTTTAAATGGTGTTAAACCAGTTATTGTTTCATTAGACTTACCATTTGCTGCGGGACGTTTCTGTTCAACTGAAGGTATCACAAACCTAACTGTCACATCTGACTTTAGAAACAAAGAGTTTGCTAACGCTTATGGCGTTTTACTTGGCGGTTCAGTTCTTGCTGGTGTTACATGTAGAGCAATTTTTGCTGTAAATGAAGAAGGTATTGTAACTTACAAAGAGATTGTTCCTGAAATCACGGAAGAGCCAAATTACGACGCTGCACTAGCGGCTGTTAAATAA
- a CDS encoding TIGR04219 family outer membrane beta-barrel protein, with product MKKIIYSLTCISLLTSCAMADIARAEMGAGVWMQSSKGNVNYSDGGANGTYVSREKDNSELYVWALVKHPVPMLPNLRLEYASIKDDGLATGKFKDFDIGAATTTLSYDMKQYDIIGYYNILDNTAWTTFDLGLDIKIVDASYVAAPSAPFTGYSDSVTFAVPLLYARVRVEIPSSELGIEADIKYITTGNSTVYDARIKADYTLDFSPVIQPALEVGYRVQKLDIDESSVDARVDIDFSGIYAGLMFRF from the coding sequence ATGAAAAAAATCATATATTCACTTACATGTATCTCTCTTTTAACCTCTTGTGCTATGGCTGATATTGCTAGAGCTGAGATGGGAGCAGGAGTATGGATGCAGAGTTCAAAAGGAAACGTTAACTATTCTGATGGTGGAGCTAATGGAACTTATGTCTCAAGAGAAAAAGATAACAGTGAGCTTTACGTATGGGCGCTGGTTAAGCACCCCGTTCCTATGCTTCCAAATTTAAGATTAGAGTATGCCAGTATAAAAGATGATGGTCTTGCTACTGGAAAATTTAAAGATTTTGATATTGGTGCAGCAACGACTACACTCTCATACGATATGAAACAGTACGATATAATTGGGTACTACAACATTTTAGATAATACCGCTTGGACAACGTTTGATTTAGGTCTTGATATCAAGATTGTTGATGCTTCATATGTAGCTGCACCTTCAGCTCCATTTACTGGATATAGCGATAGTGTAACATTTGCAGTTCCACTTTTATATGCAAGAGTTAGAGTTGAGATACCATCATCTGAGCTTGGAATTGAAGCTGATATAAAGTATATAACGACAGGAAATTCCACTGTTTATGATGCAAGAATAAAAGCTGACTACACCCTGGATTTTTCCCCAGTAATTCAGCCAGCTTTAGAGGTAGGTTATAGAGTTCAAAAGTTAGATATTGATGAGAGCAGCGTTGATGCAAGAGTTGATATTGATTTCTCAGGTATCTATGCAGGCTTGATGTTTCGTTTTTAA
- a CDS encoding GNAT family N-acetyltransferase, producing MNTTLYFLRSSEQKIATDMLRYAYRLDEINKGVEDFSELEVFSKFYGLSSKDLGLYALSGHNIAGAAWIRLLKESDNAIGFINDKTAVLSIAVKPEFRNKGIGKAMLEQLLLEAGALFEEISVSVLNNEKALSYFKNFGFVEVENSLKKSGVDRSEVITMLKKIPNERVVRPCDGYDPRKWMD from the coding sequence ATGAACACTACACTATATTTTTTAAGATCATCCGAACAAAAGATAGCAACTGATATGCTTAGATACGCTTATAGATTAGATGAGATAAACAAGGGTGTTGAAGATTTCTCGGAGCTTGAAGTCTTTAGCAAATTTTATGGATTGAGCTCAAAAGATTTAGGACTATACGCTCTAAGTGGGCACAATATAGCAGGTGCTGCTTGGATAAGATTACTCAAAGAGAGCGATAATGCTATAGGTTTTATAAACGATAAAACAGCAGTTCTCTCTATCGCAGTAAAGCCAGAGTTTAGAAACAAAGGTATAGGCAAGGCTATGCTTGAGCAACTTTTATTAGAAGCAGGAGCGCTGTTTGAGGAGATAAGTGTAAGTGTGCTAAACAATGAAAAAGCACTCTCTTATTTTAAAAATTTTGGATTTGTTGAAGTTGAAAACTCTCTAAAGAAAAGCGGAGTCGATAGAAGTGAAGTTATAACAATGCTTAAGAAGATACCAAATGAGAGAGTCGTAAGACCATGTGATGGTTACGACCCCAGAAAATGGATGGATTAA
- a CDS encoding helix-hairpin-helix domain-containing protein, which translates to MNNLINLLTKKTALKKEHIENILKLLDEGATIPFIARYRKEMTGGADDEVLREFETIYIAAKKLLERKEEIKRLISERATLTQELSKSIEDADTMRVLEDIYRPYKEKKNSRAATAIKNGLTPLANILESAKLSADEFKTKAKEFVKGELSSVEAAIDGAKDILAERYADMPREREAIRNMMLRSGVLEIKRTKTFDENGLFKNFDGKSERVAYMPSHRYLAVMRGVNEKELSAKITIDVQKIEANIKEYKIPRNASSSKEFLFEAYKDGLKRLLLPSLEREVNSELKERADISAISVFGKNLNQLLMTPPVTKRVILGVDPAFRTGCKLAVVDENGNYLESSVIYPTEPQNDYENSKKKVLAFKDKYNITGVAIGNGTGSRETQEFFARLNKDEGANLNYTVVSEAGASVYSASKVASLEYPNLDVTIRGAISIAHRLQDPMASLVKIDPKSLGIGQYQHDVDQKLLEKKLTDVTQDLVNRIGVDINSASLSLLSYVAGVGTKVAQNIITYREENGAFKTKEQLLSVKGLGKKAYEQAVGFIRIKNSKNIFDNSGIHPESYEVAKKLTGLDLTNIDVQAKAKELCVGEETLRDIIKELCKPGYDPREELPPIPFKDGITDIKMLHVGSFVSGVVRNITDFGAFVDIGLKNDGMIHISKMAPTKVSHPLEVLSLNQYLPQIEVISIDEEKGKVGLSLA; encoded by the coding sequence ATTAATAATCTAATCAACCTACTAACCAAAAAAACAGCGTTAAAAAAAGAGCATATAGAGAATATTTTAAAACTTCTTGATGAGGGTGCTACTATCCCTTTTATAGCAAGATACCGCAAAGAGATGACTGGCGGTGCTGATGATGAAGTGCTAAGAGAGTTTGAGACTATCTACATAGCGGCTAAAAAACTCTTGGAGAGAAAAGAGGAGATAAAAAGACTCATTTCAGAGAGAGCAACTCTTACGCAAGAGCTTAGCAAAAGCATAGAAGATGCCGATACTATGAGGGTTTTAGAGGATATTTATCGTCCATATAAAGAGAAAAAAAACTCTCGCGCTGCAACTGCTATAAAAAATGGACTAACACCTCTTGCAAATATTTTAGAGTCTGCAAAACTTAGTGCTGATGAGTTTAAAACAAAAGCAAAAGAGTTTGTAAAAGGTGAGCTCTCATCAGTAGAGGCTGCCATAGATGGCGCAAAAGATATACTAGCAGAGCGTTATGCAGATATGCCTCGTGAACGTGAAGCGATAAGAAATATGATGCTCCGCAGTGGTGTTTTAGAGATAAAAAGAACAAAAACATTTGACGAAAATGGACTCTTTAAAAACTTTGATGGCAAGAGTGAGAGAGTAGCTTACATGCCATCTCACCGCTATCTTGCAGTTATGCGAGGGGTAAATGAAAAAGAGTTAAGTGCAAAGATAACCATAGATGTCCAAAAGATAGAAGCAAATATCAAAGAGTACAAAATCCCTCGTAATGCTTCCTCCTCAAAAGAATTTCTTTTTGAAGCCTACAAAGATGGGCTAAAACGCCTTCTTCTGCCTTCACTTGAGAGAGAAGTGAACTCTGAGCTAAAAGAGAGAGCCGACATCTCTGCTATATCTGTTTTTGGCAAAAATCTAAATCAACTCCTCATGACTCCTCCAGTTACAAAAAGAGTCATTTTAGGCGTGGATCCAGCCTTTAGAACTGGGTGTAAACTAGCGGTAGTTGATGAGAATGGAAACTACTTAGAGTCATCTGTTATCTATCCAACAGAGCCTCAAAATGATTATGAAAACTCAAAAAAGAAGGTCTTAGCCTTTAAAGATAAGTACAACATCACAGGTGTAGCTATCGGAAACGGCACAGGCTCACGTGAGACACAAGAGTTTTTTGCACGTCTTAACAAAGACGAGGGTGCAAACTTAAACTACACAGTTGTATCTGAAGCAGGTGCTTCTGTTTACTCAGCCTCAAAAGTAGCCTCTCTTGAATATCCAAACCTTGATGTAACTATCAGAGGCGCCATCTCAATAGCTCACAGACTTCAAGACCCAATGGCCTCCCTTGTCAAAATTGACCCAAAATCTTTAGGCATCGGGCAGTACCAGCACGATGTGGATCAGAAGCTTTTAGAGAAAAAACTAACTGATGTAACGCAAGATTTGGTTAATCGCATAGGCGTTGATATAAACTCTGCATCTCTCTCACTTTTATCTTATGTCGCTGGAGTTGGCACAAAAGTGGCGCAAAATATCATCACTTATAGAGAAGAAAATGGCGCCTTTAAGACAAAAGAGCAACTACTAAGTGTAAAAGGTTTAGGAAAGAAAGCTTATGAACAAGCTGTTGGATTTATCCGTATAAAAAACTCTAAAAATATTTTTGATAATAGCGGTATTCATCCAGAGAGCTATGAGGTTGCAAAAAAACTTACTGGGCTTGATTTGACAAATATTGATGTCCAAGCAAAAGCTAAAGAGCTTTGTGTTGGAGAAGAGACTCTAAGAGACATCATAAAAGAGCTTTGCAAACCTGGATATGACCCAAGAGAAGAGCTTCCGCCCATACCTTTTAAAGATGGCATAACAGATATAAAGATGTTACATGTAGGAAGTTTTGTCTCTGGTGTTGTTAGAAATATTACAGATTTTGGAGCATTTGTGGACATCGGGCTTAAAAATGATGGGATGATTCATATCTCAAAAATGGCTCCAACAAAAGTATCGCATCCGCTGGAAGTTCTATCACTAAACCAGTATCTCCCGCAGATAGAAGTAATTTCAATAGATGAAGAAAAAGGAAAAGTCGGACTCTCTCTGGCGTAA
- a CDS encoding DUF234 domain-containing protein codes for MAKRPSLLEQFRSFYFQNSPADLESAIEYFAVFGGMSWSVDMSKSLEELIQSKVLKNYTYIHSDITKITKSDKTAHAILSAIAVGDGRVHSALKRARVSRMDGEASIKELCAKNLLIAEFSLESPIDSDEKIDERLNFNTPFMRFWFAFVSPYFKSIKEGDFKEAKESFANRKIELYEQTFKKLSIEIIKNSFKDDPILEIGSYWDRESEIEILAKTKSGKIIAGTSRYSNQKTKKTALTKLHEQCDIAELSPDTLVIVSKSGFSNELKALKSENLKLITLKNFKSLVEDLGPKDFIECEGKRY; via the coding sequence ATGGCAAAACGTCCCTCACTTCTAGAACAATTTCGCTCTTTTTACTTTCAAAACTCTCCAGCAGATTTAGAGAGTGCGATAGAGTATTTTGCAGTATTTGGCGGTATGAGCTGGAGTGTAGATATGTCAAAGAGCCTTGAAGAGCTTATACAGAGCAAGGTTTTAAAAAACTATACCTACATCCACTCAGATATAACTAAAATAACAAAAAGCGATAAAACAGCTCATGCAATACTCAGCGCTATCGCTGTTGGTGATGGAAGAGTTCACTCTGCACTTAAGAGAGCTAGAGTCTCAAGAATGGATGGCGAAGCATCTATAAAAGAGCTCTGTGCAAAAAATCTTCTTATAGCTGAATTTTCTCTGGAATCTCCAATAGATTCTGATGAAAAAATAGATGAGAGATTAAATTTCAACACCCCTTTTATGCGCTTTTGGTTTGCCTTTGTATCGCCATATTTTAAGAGCATAAAAGAGGGAGATTTTAAAGAGGCAAAAGAGAGTTTTGCCAATCGTAAAATTGAGCTATATGAACAAACTTTTAAAAAGCTCTCTATCGAGATTATAAAAAATAGTTTTAAAGATGACCCGATTCTTGAGATAGGCAGTTATTGGGATAGAGAGAGTGAGATAGAGATTTTGGCAAAAACAAAGTCTGGAAAAATCATAGCAGGAACTAGTCGCTACTCAAACCAAAAAACCAAAAAAACAGCTCTTACAAAGCTCCATGAACAGTGTGATATAGCAGAGTTATCCCCTGATACGTTAGTTATCGTCTCAAAGAGTGGCTTTTCAAACGAACTAAAAGCACTAAAGAGCGAAAATCTAAAACTTATAACTCTTAAAAATTTCAAGAGTTTAGTTGAAGATTTAGGCCCTAAAGATTTTATAGAGTGCGAGGGAAAGAGATATTAA